Proteins from one Blastocatellia bacterium genomic window:
- the mgtE gene encoding magnesium transporter, producing the protein MAYPRKLDLAIESTRKLARIGASVNLVNLLRKMRPEDVAVIFGNLTDGERLFAFRSLLKQDGDFVAQTISAMPPKEGAALLAHLEPVAIADLLQKLPVDDATELTSKLPPELAEQVLEVMNVARSADVVDQLQFEENTAGRIMNPNVFALHEDMSVGEAITTLQRKSDELEMVFYLYVIDDRHHLVGVVSLRQLLLNPPSTPLRKIMSTDVISVHTSTDQEEVARVVSKYDLLAVPVVDDENRLVGIITVDDVIDVLREEATEDIYALAGVDTDEKVTTPSLRSIQLRFPWLFANLLTAILAAGVVYLFQDTISKVVAAATLMTIVAGQGGNAAIQTITVIVRGLALGEVTWANARRVLFKEILVGTGNGLLIGGIMAVVALFWFKKPMLGVAIGLALIINLFVAGLFGTLIPLFLRWLKLDPALASGVIVTTFTDVCGFFSFLGLVTLLLNWMQ; encoded by the coding sequence ATGGCATATCCGCGAAAGCTCGATCTGGCTATCGAGTCGACGCGCAAACTGGCGCGGATCGGGGCCAGCGTCAACCTGGTCAATCTGCTCCGCAAGATGCGCCCGGAGGACGTCGCCGTCATCTTCGGTAATCTCACCGACGGCGAACGGCTGTTCGCCTTCCGATCCCTGCTCAAACAAGACGGAGATTTCGTCGCTCAAACCATCAGCGCCATGCCTCCTAAAGAGGGAGCGGCCCTGTTGGCGCATCTGGAACCGGTCGCCATCGCTGATCTCCTGCAAAAGCTCCCGGTGGATGACGCCACCGAACTGACCTCCAAGCTGCCTCCGGAACTGGCTGAACAGGTTCTGGAAGTGATGAATGTGGCCCGGTCGGCTGATGTCGTTGACCAGCTTCAGTTCGAGGAGAACACCGCCGGGCGCATCATGAACCCCAACGTCTTCGCCCTGCACGAGGACATGTCGGTGGGGGAAGCCATCACCACGCTCCAGCGCAAGAGCGATGAGCTGGAGATGGTCTTCTACCTCTACGTCATAGATGACCGCCATCATCTCGTCGGCGTCGTCAGCCTGCGCCAACTGCTGCTGAATCCGCCGAGCACGCCGCTGCGGAAGATCATGTCCACCGATGTCATCAGCGTGCATACGAGCACCGATCAGGAAGAGGTCGCCCGCGTCGTCTCCAAATATGATCTGCTGGCCGTTCCCGTGGTGGATGATGAAAACCGGCTCGTGGGAATCATCACCGTTGACGATGTCATTGACGTTTTGCGCGAAGAGGCGACCGAGGACATCTACGCACTGGCCGGCGTGGACACCGACGAGAAGGTGACGACGCCCTCGCTCCGTTCGATTCAACTGCGATTCCCCTGGCTCTTTGCCAATTTGCTCACGGCCATTCTGGCTGCTGGCGTCGTCTACCTGTTCCAGGATACGATCTCCAAGGTTGTCGCAGCGGCCACTCTGATGACGATTGTGGCCGGACAGGGAGGCAATGCCGCCATTCAAACGATCACGGTCATCGTTCGCGGTCTGGCTCTGGGCGAGGTTACCTGGGCCAATGCCCGCCGCGTCCTCTTCAAGGAAATCCTGGTGGGCACCGGCAATGGCCTGCTCATCGGGGGCATCATGGCGGTGGTGGCTCTGTTCTGGTTCAAGAAGCCGATGCTCGGCGTGGCCATTGGATTGGCCTTGATCATCAACCTGTTTGTCGCCGGACTGTTCGGAACGTTGATCCCGCTTTTCCTGCGCTGGCTGAAACTCGATCCGGCGCTCGCCTCCGGCGTGATCGTCACAACTTTCACCGACGTCTGCGGATTCTTCTCCTTCCTCGGTCTGGTCACGCTGCTGCTCAACTGGATGCAATAA
- the aroC gene encoding chorismate synthase has product MSTFRFVTAGESHGRALVTIVEGLPAGLPVDIAFINRQLSRRQQGYGRGGRQKIERDRADILSGVRHGKTLGSPIALLIENRDFVNWQEVMAVDPREFSDEAEARRVMRPRPGHADLAGGLKFDTHDLRDILERASARETAARVAAGALAQLLLREFGIEIASHVLMVGGVPEQPREDVSWEEIVAIPDDSPLRCADPSLEQQMIARIKEAMKTGDTLGGLFEVVARGVPPGLGSHTQWDLRLDGRLAQAVMSIQAVKAVEIGSGVRASARPGSQVHDEIFYDAQARRFYRTTNRAGGLEGGMTNGEMVRVRGYLKPLATLRRPLMSVNVATKEPAPAAFERSDVTAITAAGVIGEAMVAIVLAQALREKFGGDSLDEMKRNFHAYEEQLRRY; this is encoded by the coding sequence ATGAGCACTTTTCGCTTCGTCACAGCCGGCGAGTCACACGGTCGGGCGCTGGTCACGATCGTCGAGGGGCTACCTGCCGGTCTGCCCGTTGACATCGCGTTTATTAACCGGCAGCTCAGCCGCCGTCAGCAAGGCTATGGACGTGGCGGCCGTCAAAAGATCGAACGAGATCGAGCCGACATTCTTTCGGGCGTGCGACATGGGAAGACGCTCGGTTCGCCGATTGCCCTGCTCATTGAGAACCGCGATTTCGTCAACTGGCAAGAGGTCATGGCCGTTGACCCGCGTGAGTTCTCCGACGAGGCGGAGGCGCGGCGGGTCATGCGTCCGCGGCCGGGACATGCCGATCTGGCCGGGGGATTGAAATTCGACACGCACGATCTGCGCGACATCCTCGAACGAGCGAGTGCCCGCGAGACAGCCGCCCGCGTCGCTGCCGGCGCCCTGGCTCAACTCTTGCTCCGCGAATTCGGCATCGAAATCGCCAGTCACGTCCTGATGGTGGGCGGCGTCCCCGAACAGCCTCGCGAAGATGTCTCCTGGGAAGAGATCGTGGCCATCCCGGACGACTCTCCTCTTCGCTGCGCCGATCCGTCTCTGGAGCAACAGATGATCGCCCGCATCAAGGAGGCGATGAAAACGGGCGACACGCTGGGCGGCCTTTTTGAAGTTGTGGCTCGGGGCGTTCCGCCGGGACTGGGATCGCACACGCAGTGGGATCTCCGATTGGACGGGCGGCTGGCTCAGGCGGTGATGTCCATTCAAGCGGTCAAAGCCGTGGAAATCGGCTCCGGGGTGAGAGCGAGCGCCCGTCCGGGTTCTCAGGTTCATGATGAGATCTTTTACGATGCCCAGGCGCGGCGATTCTACCGCACGACCAATCGCGCCGGGGGACTGGAAGGCGGCATGACCAATGGAGAGATGGTGCGCGTCCGGGGCTACCTCAAACCTCTGGCGACGCTGCGCCGCCCCTTGATGAGCGTCAACGTTGCCACCAAGGAGCCTGCTCCCGCTGCCTTTGAACGATCGGATGTCACGGCCATCACAGCCGCCGGCGTCATCGGCGAGGCGATGGTGGCCATTGTCCTGGCCCAGGCGCTGCGAGAAAAATTCGGCGGCGATTCGCTCGATGAGATGAAGCGGAACTTTCACGCCTATGAGGAACAGCTTCGCCGGTATTGA
- a CDS encoding VCBS repeat-containing protein, with protein MLPRFLLSCLALTGVLIALTLLSGGRVSAHAPVVTILGDTIALTSCPEEGSAPGRLRVRIVHSRLKDITNISVYVDGSPTASLSINNPFPGSNAIATTRTLIVPGLTLDSHSIKVEVTAHEESEGTTGQVEMTVGCDDDGDDVINDEDNCPRVRNPDQGDEDLDGQGNVCDLCPTTADLECANQTAAVNGPLTLIPETPGPLARRQEESPTGLLIADFAADQMVVLVSKNDGTFRRLRAIPVNPGPVALGLGDFNEDTNTDVVVVSLTSELVSLFFGDGSGRFTPGPTVALEGRRPRAVALGQFNNDTHLDMAVLTTGTNDIAIFLGQGDGRMIQSADVPLTGTAPSAITVGFFNNDGLTDLAVSNLDSDDVSILFGNGRGGFSEFSRVPVGDGPTSVTVGDFDDDGRLDIATANVNADSITTLLTRTLGNTTTFTRIDRPVGSRPISLASGRFLADQVGVAVVNLLSTDLTFVARPGEIALKAPDRFPVGLRPSQVTTNDFDGDGNLDIVVIGSFPNEIVTFLGTGEGKFKRVRGL; from the coding sequence ATGCTCCCGAGATTTCTTCTCTCATGTCTCGCACTCACGGGCGTACTCATCGCCCTCACCCTTCTATCGGGAGGGAGAGTTTCGGCTCACGCTCCGGTGGTAACCATCCTCGGGGATACAATCGCTCTGACCTCCTGTCCGGAGGAGGGGTCGGCCCCTGGACGACTCCGCGTCAGAATCGTCCACTCGCGCCTGAAGGACATCACCAACATCAGCGTTTACGTTGATGGAAGCCCCACGGCGTCCCTGAGCATCAATAATCCCTTCCCTGGAAGTAACGCCATCGCAACGACCAGGACCCTCATCGTTCCCGGTCTTACGCTGGACTCTCATTCCATCAAGGTGGAGGTCACCGCTCACGAGGAATCGGAAGGAACAACCGGTCAGGTCGAAATGACAGTCGGATGCGACGACGATGGCGATGATGTCATCAACGATGAGGATAATTGCCCGAGGGTGCGCAATCCCGATCAGGGCGACGAAGACCTGGACGGCCAGGGGAACGTCTGCGATCTCTGCCCCACGACTGCTGATCTCGAGTGCGCTAACCAAACAGCAGCGGTGAACGGTCCGCTGACGCTCATCCCGGAGACGCCCGGCCCGCTTGCCCGCCGCCAGGAGGAGAGTCCAACGGGTCTGCTCATCGCCGATTTTGCCGCCGATCAGATGGTGGTGCTCGTCAGCAAGAATGATGGGACGTTCCGTCGGCTGCGAGCCATTCCGGTCAATCCCGGCCCCGTCGCTCTGGGCCTCGGGGATTTCAACGAGGACACGAACACGGATGTCGTCGTCGTGAGCCTGACGAGCGAACTCGTCTCGCTCTTCTTCGGCGATGGGAGCGGCAGATTTACGCCCGGCCCTACTGTTGCGCTCGAAGGACGCCGTCCGCGGGCTGTGGCTCTCGGACAGTTCAATAACGACACCCATCTCGATATGGCCGTTCTGACCACCGGAACGAACGACATCGCGATCTTCCTCGGTCAGGGAGATGGCCGGATGATCCAGAGCGCCGACGTACCGCTCACGGGAACCGCTCCGAGTGCGATCACCGTCGGCTTCTTCAACAACGATGGACTGACCGACCTTGCGGTCTCCAACCTGGACTCGGACGATGTCTCGATCCTGTTTGGAAACGGACGGGGCGGCTTCAGCGAATTCTCCCGGGTTCCCGTGGGGGACGGACCGACCTCGGTGACCGTGGGAGACTTCGATGATGACGGGCGATTGGACATCGCCACGGCCAACGTCAACGCCGATTCCATCACGACCTTGCTCACGCGCACCCTGGGCAATACGACGACATTCACTCGTATTGATCGCCCGGTCGGCTCTCGTCCGATTTCCCTGGCGAGCGGAAGGTTTCTTGCCGACCAGGTGGGCGTGGCTGTGGTCAACCTCCTCTCAACAGACCTCACGTTCGTAGCCCGTCCGGGAGAAATCGCGCTCAAGGCTCCGGATCGGTTTCCTGTGGGATTGCGACCATCACAAGTGACCACGAATGATTTCGATGGCGATGGGAATCTCGACATTGTCGTCATCGGGTCTTTCCCCAACGAAATCGTGACCTTTTTGGGCACGGGCGAAGGAAAATTCAAACGCGTGCGCGGGCTGTGA
- a CDS encoding heme lyase CcmF/NrfE family subunit → MDLFGSFAVFLALVAAGYAFVAGVLASVKQHPVLRETARRAGVTVFPTLTLAMVCLWGLFLTDQFTIAYVANHSNRDLPTIYKLAALWSGQEGSLLFWSWILAGYMFVVQVRHRREGELRPLAGTILAGIQVFFLLLNAFVVSPFRRLVEVTAAGAMQPFLPADGRGLNPLLQYPEMAMHPPMLYLGYVGFSVPFAFALAALISRSPGEKWIHVTRRWTMLTWGFLTLGILLGSHWAYTVLGWGGYWGWDPVENASFMPWLTGTAFLHSVMMQERKGMLKVWNVWLVFITFMLCIFGTFMTRSGVVSSVHAFAQSPIGNWFVGFLVIVLGVCLYFYWERRDYLKSENRLEALLSREASFLFNNLVLLAACFAVLWGTLFPIISEAVTGSKVSVGAPFFNRVNIPIFLFLLLLTGVGPLLAWRRTSWESLKRNFTYPTIIAVVTGVSLILAGMRHPYALVSFMLSAFVIATIVAEFWRGARVIRSQSGRNIIQALVHLTLRNTRRYGGYIIHFGIVVMFIGITGAAFNQERESEMTPGSSMEIGRYRLTLRSQTSEDNPNYFAERLVLDVSRDGKAVTTLRPERRFYKASEQPLTKVTIHSTWREDLYVYYAGDNQETRSPIIHVYLNPLVRWLWVGGGLVMIGIFIALVPSRLPKRVVVPAAESAPTKEKEVAYASAD, encoded by the coding sequence ATGGACCTGTTCGGTTCCTTCGCGGTATTTCTCGCTCTGGTTGCCGCCGGATATGCTTTCGTCGCGGGTGTACTGGCGTCTGTGAAGCAGCATCCCGTGCTGCGAGAGACAGCCCGGCGGGCCGGTGTGACCGTTTTCCCGACGCTGACGCTGGCGATGGTTTGCCTCTGGGGATTGTTTTTGACGGATCAATTCACGATTGCCTACGTCGCCAACCACAGCAATCGGGATCTGCCGACGATCTACAAGCTGGCGGCGTTGTGGTCGGGTCAGGAGGGGTCATTACTTTTCTGGAGCTGGATTCTCGCCGGCTACATGTTCGTCGTGCAGGTTCGGCATCGGCGTGAAGGAGAGTTGCGGCCGCTGGCCGGAACGATCCTGGCGGGCATTCAGGTCTTCTTCCTCTTGCTCAATGCGTTTGTCGTGAGTCCCTTTCGTCGGCTGGTCGAAGTGACCGCCGCTGGAGCAATGCAACCCTTTCTCCCTGCCGATGGCCGGGGCCTCAATCCGTTGCTGCAGTATCCGGAGATGGCCATGCATCCTCCGATGCTCTATCTGGGGTATGTGGGCTTCAGCGTGCCGTTTGCTTTTGCCCTGGCCGCACTCATCAGCCGGTCGCCCGGCGAGAAATGGATCCACGTCACCCGACGCTGGACGATGCTGACTTGGGGATTTTTGACGCTGGGCATTTTGCTCGGCTCGCACTGGGCCTACACCGTGCTCGGCTGGGGAGGCTACTGGGGATGGGACCCGGTGGAAAATGCCTCCTTCATGCCCTGGTTGACGGGAACGGCTTTCCTGCACTCGGTCATGATGCAGGAGCGCAAGGGGATGCTCAAGGTCTGGAACGTGTGGCTCGTCTTCATCACCTTCATGCTCTGCATCTTCGGCACATTCATGACGCGAAGCGGTGTGGTCAGTTCGGTTCATGCCTTCGCCCAGTCCCCGATTGGCAACTGGTTCGTCGGATTTCTGGTGATCGTGCTGGGCGTGTGCCTCTACTTTTACTGGGAGCGCAGGGATTATCTGAAGAGCGAGAACCGACTGGAAGCCTTATTGTCGAGAGAAGCGTCCTTCCTCTTCAACAATCTCGTCTTGCTCGCCGCTTGCTTTGCCGTCTTGTGGGGAACGCTCTTCCCCATCATCTCCGAAGCGGTGACCGGAAGTAAGGTCAGCGTGGGCGCCCCCTTTTTCAATCGGGTGAACATTCCGATCTTCCTCTTCCTGCTGCTGCTGACGGGGGTGGGTCCGCTGCTCGCGTGGCGGCGCACCTCGTGGGAGAGCCTGAAGCGAAATTTCACCTATCCGACCATCATCGCCGTGGTGACGGGAGTGAGCTTGATTCTCGCGGGAATGCGCCATCCCTATGCCCTCGTGTCGTTCATGCTGAGTGCGTTTGTCATCGCGACGATCGTGGCGGAATTCTGGCGGGGCGCGCGCGTCATCCGCTCGCAATCGGGGCGGAATATCATCCAGGCGCTCGTTCATCTGACGCTCAGGAACACTCGACGCTATGGGGGGTACATCATCCACTTCGGCATCGTCGTCATGTTCATCGGGATCACCGGAGCGGCGTTCAATCAGGAGCGGGAGAGCGAGATGACGCCCGGCTCCTCGATGGAGATCGGTCGCTACCGGTTGACGTTGCGAAGCCAGACGAGTGAGGATAATCCCAATTATTTCGCTGAGAGGCTCGTGCTCGATGTGAGTCGGGACGGCAAAGCGGTGACGACGCTCCGTCCGGAACGGCGCTTTTATAAGGCGAGCGAGCAACCGCTGACGAAAGTGACGATTCATTCAACCTGGCGCGAGGACCTGTACGTCTACTATGCCGGTGACAATCAGGAGACGCGCTCGCCGATCATTCACGTCTATCTCAATCCGCTCGTGCGCTGGTTATGGGTGGGAGGCGGGCTGGTGATGATCGGCATCTTCATCGCCCTCGTTCCCAGTCGCCTGCCCAAGCGCGTCGTCGTCCCGGCGGCGGAATCGGCGCCGACGAAAGAGAAGGAGGTCGCTTATGCCTCGGCCGATTAA
- the ltaE gene encoding low-specificity L-threonine aldolase, whose translation MVIDLRSDTVTRPTPEMRAAMARADVGDDVYGEDPTVNRLQERAAEIFEREAALFVPSGTMGNQICLKVHTRPGQEVIVEERSHIYNYEMSAMAVISGLLPRVITAPDGIPDWPTIERAIRPPSYFRAATGLICLENTHNMAGGTILPVERMEEICARAHERGLPVHLDGARIFNAAVALGRSVAELTRPADSVMFCLSKGLGAPVGSMIVGSRDFIDAAHRVRKMLGGGMRQAGVLAAAGLIALEKMPERLHEDHENARLLAAGLAEIPGIAIDPEKVQTNIVIFSIAATGMTTAEFSARLKERGVLAQGISPTEMRLVTHYDVSRQDCLQALQIIREVLR comes from the coding sequence ATGGTGATTGATCTTCGCAGCGATACGGTGACACGACCCACTCCGGAAATGCGGGCGGCGATGGCCCGGGCCGATGTGGGCGATGATGTCTATGGGGAAGATCCGACGGTCAACCGCTTGCAGGAGCGGGCGGCCGAGATCTTCGAGCGAGAGGCGGCGTTGTTTGTTCCTTCGGGGACGATGGGCAATCAGATTTGCCTCAAGGTGCACACCCGGCCCGGTCAGGAAGTGATCGTGGAAGAACGGAGCCACATCTACAACTATGAGATGTCGGCCATGGCCGTCATTTCCGGCCTTCTGCCGCGCGTCATCACGGCACCGGATGGAATCCCCGATTGGCCAACCATCGAAAGAGCCATCCGTCCCCCGAGCTATTTCCGTGCGGCCACCGGACTCATCTGCTTGGAAAATACCCACAATATGGCCGGAGGAACGATTCTGCCGGTCGAACGCATGGAGGAGATCTGCGCTCGCGCTCACGAGCGCGGCTTACCCGTGCATCTGGATGGGGCACGAATCTTCAATGCGGCGGTGGCGCTCGGGCGGTCGGTCGCCGAGCTGACGCGGCCGGCCGATTCCGTGATGTTCTGTCTCTCGAAGGGCCTTGGCGCCCCGGTGGGCTCGATGATCGTGGGGAGTCGAGATTTCATTGACGCCGCTCATCGTGTGAGAAAGATGCTCGGAGGGGGAATGAGGCAGGCGGGCGTGCTCGCCGCGGCCGGACTCATCGCCCTGGAGAAAATGCCGGAACGACTTCACGAAGATCACGAGAATGCCCGGTTGCTGGCCGCCGGGTTGGCCGAAATCCCCGGCATCGCCATTGATCCCGAAAAAGTTCAAACCAACATCGTCATCTTCAGCATTGCCGCCACCGGGATGACGACCGCCGAGTTCTCAGCCCGATTGAAGGAGCGCGGCGTGCTGGCCCAGGGTATCAGCCCGACCGAGATGCGCCTGGTCACACACTATGATGTCAGCCGCCAGGATTGTCTGCAGGCGCTTCAGATCATCCGGGAAGTCTTGCGATGA
- a CDS encoding carboxypeptidase regulatory-like domain-containing protein, protein MFPNNHPAKTKRGTGVRFFMRIGGVFLFGGLGVSSVALAQVSGIVTNGTTGKPAAGVEVHLVKLEGGMQVVGKTTTDAQGRFSFSADASGPMMIRAAYRGVNYHEPYQSGRGSIELRVFETAATGEYRVDRMTYLVQQSNDQLLIGREFIVRNDTAPPVTLLRPGGVFSFRLPEGVTPERTSAVGANGMPIPVAARAGENGVWTIDYPLRPGETRFFTVSTMPYKDLQASVNESLAWDAASVLLYVPQQMKVTAPGFQSLGADRGLAVYGLTAVKAGTAV, encoded by the coding sequence ATGTTTCCGAACAACCATCCGGCGAAAACGAAACGGGGAACCGGCGTGCGGTTTTTCATGCGCATCGGCGGAGTGTTTCTTTTCGGCGGGCTCGGCGTCAGTTCCGTTGCCCTCGCTCAGGTGAGCGGAATCGTGACCAATGGAACGACGGGGAAACCGGCGGCGGGCGTCGAAGTTCATCTCGTGAAGCTCGAAGGAGGAATGCAAGTCGTCGGCAAAACGACGACCGACGCGCAGGGACGATTCTCCTTTTCCGCCGACGCCTCCGGACCCATGATGATCCGGGCCGCCTATCGGGGAGTCAACTATCACGAGCCGTACCAGTCGGGCCGCGGAAGCATCGAGTTGCGCGTGTTCGAGACTGCTGCCACGGGAGAGTATCGCGTGGATCGGATGACCTATCTGGTGCAGCAGTCCAACGATCAACTGCTCATTGGCCGGGAATTCATCGTCCGAAACGACACGGCTCCCCCGGTGACGCTTCTGCGTCCGGGAGGCGTGTTCAGCTTCCGCTTGCCCGAAGGAGTCACTCCCGAACGAACAAGCGCGGTGGGAGCCAACGGAATGCCCATTCCCGTCGCTGCCCGTGCGGGTGAAAACGGCGTGTGGACGATTGATTATCCCTTGCGTCCGGGCGAAACACGATTTTTCACGGTCTCCACGATGCCGTATAAAGACCTTCAGGCGAGTGTGAATGAATCGCTGGCCTGGGACGCGGCGAGCGTTCTCCTTTATGTCCCGCAGCAGATGAAGGTCACCGCGCCCGGGTTCCAATCGCTCGGCGCCGATCGAGGGTTAGCCGTTTACGGGCTCACGGCGGTGAAAGCGGGAACAGCCGTCG
- a CDS encoding cytochrome c-type biogenesis protein CcmH — MPRPIKWNGKAGRNFPSPLNASLRMIRRGGTLGLLVFLIGTAAVLAQTSLDERVMRMGKRMLCLCGCNQILVECNHLNCSFSEAAKAKLRQAAAKYDSDDMAVQVMIQEYGTKILAAPPAQGFNVTAWVTPFFALLVGAVVIAFVLRRWWHQRLVAEPASPVALDPAWRERIRRELDEEIES; from the coding sequence ATGCCTCGGCCGATTAAATGGAACGGGAAGGCCGGAAGAAATTTCCCATCGCCGCTCAATGCCTCTCTTCGAATGATCCGGCGGGGAGGGACGCTGGGGCTTTTGGTCTTCCTGATCGGTACTGCCGCGGTGCTCGCGCAAACGTCGCTCGATGAGCGGGTGATGCGCATGGGCAAGAGGATGCTCTGTCTCTGCGGGTGCAATCAAATTCTCGTCGAGTGCAACCACCTCAACTGCTCGTTTTCGGAAGCGGCGAAGGCCAAGCTTCGTCAGGCGGCAGCAAAGTACGACAGCGATGACATGGCCGTTCAGGTGATGATCCAGGAATACGGCACGAAAATTCTGGCCGCTCCGCCCGCTCAGGGGTTTAACGTCACGGCCTGGGTGACGCCCTTCTTCGCTTTGCTCGTCGGCGCGGTGGTGATCGCATTCGTTCTCCGGCGCTGGTGGCATCAGCGGCTCGTGGCTGAACCGGCCTCGCCGGTGGCTCTCGATCCGGCCTGGCGCGAGCGCATCCGCCGGGAACTCGATGAGGAGATCGAAAGCTGA
- the cmk gene encoding (d)CMP kinase, with the protein MIIAIDGPVGSGKSTVGRRLAERLGYRYMDTGAMYRALAWKALKAGIPLDDAEALTALAEQSEITLAGDATHLRVLIDGEDVTDDIRSPEISRATSLISTIAGVRRALVAQQRRIAGEGNVVVEGRDIGTVVFPRADVKFYLDARVEVRARRRWEEERARGRQITLDEVTRQTRERDRRDAEREASPLRPADDAILIDSSDLTVDEVVERMMDIIGQRSERNGIQALQSR; encoded by the coding sequence ATGATCATTGCTATTGATGGGCCGGTGGGATCGGGCAAGAGTACGGTGGGTCGGCGGCTGGCCGAACGCCTCGGTTATCGCTATATGGACACGGGAGCCATGTATCGCGCCCTGGCCTGGAAAGCCCTGAAAGCGGGAATCCCTCTTGACGATGCCGAGGCGCTCACGGCCCTGGCCGAGCAATCCGAGATCACGCTGGCCGGTGATGCGACTCATCTTCGCGTTCTCATTGATGGAGAAGATGTGACCGATGACATCCGCTCGCCGGAGATCAGTCGGGCGACATCGCTCATTTCCACCATTGCCGGCGTGCGTCGAGCACTGGTGGCGCAGCAACGGCGCATCGCCGGGGAAGGAAATGTCGTCGTTGAAGGACGGGACATCGGGACCGTCGTCTTTCCCCGGGCCGATGTCAAATTCTATCTCGATGCCCGCGTCGAGGTGCGGGCGCGCCGCCGATGGGAGGAAGAACGAGCCCGGGGCCGACAGATAACACTCGACGAGGTCACTCGTCAGACCCGCGAGCGAGATCGGCGCGATGCCGAGAGGGAAGCATCACCGCTGCGCCCGGCCGATGATGCCATTCTCATTGATTCGTCCGATCTGACGGTGGACGAAGTCGTGGAGCGAATGATGGACATCATCGGCCAGCGGAGTGAGCGAAACGGAATTCAGGCTCTCCAGTCGCGGTAG